CAACCAAAACCATAAGAACCAAAAGTAACGAATATGAAGGTTAAGAAAATTATAATAAGGGAAGTAAAGGACGAACCTCGGCGGCGAGATATTCGAGTACGGCGGAGAGGTAAACAGGTGACCCGGATCCAACCCGTTGGGCATAACGGCCAACCTTGAGGTAGCGAGCGACGCGGCCGATGGGGAATTGGAGGCCGGCCTTGGAGGACCTGGAAATGGACTTTGAGAATTTGGGTTTGCCCCTGCCGCCCTTGGTGGTTTTTGCAGCTGCTTCTGAAGAACCCATGGCGCGGAATTTTGATGCGAGATGCGAATTcggaatttgaattttgtgtagAGTGGTtgattgccttttggtttataTAAGAGGGTGAGACTCTCTGCGATTGGATGAGAGGTGTTTGTCTCGGATCGCCAGCGTGGATGCGTTTTTTCAACATTTTGGTATTGCGGTTTTCCTTTCGAGCGCGAAAGTGGAAAACTCTCAGGTTGCGTATTATCCAAATACAagtgatattattattttttttaattttatttacgttaaacattttctttattttatgttgctgttttttcttaaaaaagaaaaaactcaaGATTTAACTACATATACATATTAACATCTCGCTCATTGTTCCAATAATCGTATTGTAAATAATAATGTTTAACAATACACGTATCTATAtcttatcaaattaattaatgaacAATATAGATTAACACCTTTGGGTATTTGGTATATTATTTTGTAATGTAATATATCCAAAATTTAgttgagttttaaaaaaaatgtacatGCTTAAATAACATAAATGGTAAAACGTATACACGATAGTACTAGCTATCGCTTTAGCcatatttactatttatttaaggtgattattcaaataaatacgattattttatcttttgttaaaaatatttttatgttgtgtttcaattagtttctgtataatttattcggtgttttttattacatattattaaatttctcaaaagaatttaaattttcttttcatttttaatataagcactagaaataaataaaatttttataactaaatgtagtgtaacaaaatatatataatattaattagtttttaaaaaaactaaaaaaaatagtttcttttattttagtaaaataactatttattaaagtagataaattaattattttcttctcttatgtaaattttttaagatataaaagtaattaattaggaCATTAGTTAAGATAATTAAAGTtactatttcattaaatttttaatttaaagaaaaatcctagttaattttgGTATACAAATTTcgaatttgaaaacattgataaaaattatgttgaattttgatttatttgattctcatttaaattaatcactACATAAGTTAAAGTTCTGTTTTAAAGTTATATTCGAGCTTTAATCTGaattttaaagtttcaatttacttagtttgattttttaatttaggtaTCCTTGACTCATATTAGGTTTTAAggtttatttgaaaaaaaataaggtaaAACAAATTTCAATTGTCACATCAAATAGTCGTTAGAATGTATAATGTAGCAGTCGTTAGTCCATCTCAGCATGTCGTTAACGATTTTGTGAGAcagtgacaaaaataatattaggaACCAATGTGAATCATAACTATTAAGTTGGAGACTAAATTGAGTAAatcgaaatttttgaaattagattgaaacataGTTGTCAGAATCAAACCAGTGATCAAACCGGTCAAGCTACTGGTTCAttggtttattggttcaaccgataAATCACTGGTTGGACCGATAAAACCGGTCTcacgtaaatataaaatataaaatagttaaaaacttaaaattaaatttgaaatacatatcttcactaacattttatgaagaatcaagtctcaacttctaaaaataactaatataaaaaaatcataaacttttaatactacaatagtatcttattttgacacaataaaaaaataattaattcacaaaacctatcatctaactataatatcagtagattttaacactaatataaaaaaaataaccttaatcacaatactagcaataaaatagatcaagtaaattaataaatttttagtgaattttatatttatgttaataatggtatataattaaaatataattaattttaaaaatagaacaaacaaaaattaaattaaattagatatttatgtatactatataattagtatttgtcaaatataatactTAAAAGTGTAATGACTAAGTGGCAAGTGGAGGTTGCTTTTGCTCCAACTATTTTTTGTTCGATTAGACCAGTTTGTACCGGTTCGCATTGGTTTAATCTGGTTCTTACTAGTTCACACCAGTTTTCTTCCTTAAACGGTCCAAAGAGTAAATCGAATCGGACTAGGGTCCGGTTCTAGTCCGATTCACTAATGAACCTATAGTAGTAGTTAGGGGTGTTCATAGATTAGATCATATTCATAAATCCACAGTATTTATTCGTATCTGATCTGTAATTTGTGGATATGATCTGAACTGTAAGATGATCGGATTGGATCGAATCGGATCCACACTCTAATAAGATAGaagtaaatatgtttaaaaaagtaaaaaaaaaatattgacttttttttataaaaataaaattttttaatattttttattttatggatatGTTTGATATCTGATCCAAATATAAAAAGTGTGAATATCGAAATTGATCTAATGAGTTTAGCGCGGATTGGATCGAAATTTAAGCCATATCCAATATGTAAACACCTCtaacaataataactaaaaaattataatgattaaatttttaactaagagGAAGTGCCAAAAGAAGTACTAAATACAATaacatttaatcaaatattaaaagaaaattttactttaaaacaTTTGGACTTTTTTgctcacatatatatatataatgtaataataataataataatataataattattttatatatcacacaaatataaacatttttttctgTAATCTTAAGAAAGGTTTTGTAAGTCcctaatgtaacaccctaccacactaaACTTTACACTTAATTCGTAAAACAGAAGtcgtgtggtattacgacctctaaaataaaatgagtacatataatagcagaagaattataGTATGCTAGGAGCATTGAAGAATAGAGGAAATAAAAATCACGAAATAAAAGCGCAACACTAAAGGAACGAGTTAACTTACATGCTAAGAAAACCTTAACTATTAAACATAAGATATCAGGAGTAAGAATAGAGTGccaaagacataaaataacaagctcctaactcagcccgCGAAGTTAAGACTCGCCAGAGAATATTTACACATATACacatacatatccaaaacccaaaagtTCATATACACAGTCctgcctctccataaacctctaagaggataaaaaagaacaagttatgcagagagaaaactaaatacatatatatacatcaatGTATAGCAAAACTACCCAGTAACCACTCCGCTTCAAGAGTCCAGACACCTAACGAGATGCCTCTctacctgcatctgaaaaacaacaacatagtatagaatgagaaccggaggttctcagtatggtaaaggtgccacacacataatatataaggtcatGGAAATGTCAGAGGCAATTCTAGaatgccgacactcagattatagagcttaaagtattaaacaggaGCCATAAaatgtggttttctaaaaatatttaaacctaacttaacttaaccttaaatctAAGTCCCATACTACCCTTCCTCCATACCTCCAACTCCATCATGCATTTTCACAGACAAATAAACAGGTAAAGGTAAGCACAAGAAAGTTACAATTACTGTAGGTAACAAATACACATTTAACATGGCAAGTACATCTAGGCACACCCAATTAAAGCACAAGCAAGTAGttcaagtaatatgcatatgatgcatgcctgtcctacggctgatgaggctcatttgttggttatccagccaacccgacaagtctgaattgtactTAGATTGTCCCCcaacgtgcatccccaagattctatgcatagctttatctcaaataatcaatattgctcaatggagGTAACATTtccgggaatttatatagtgcccggtcacacttacgtcgtaggatcaacagagtatcgagttttcaacccgGTACACGTGGTGGCGAGCCACGATACTTTATCTagggaatctcgtatctcagatcattAAATCATTCAAGCCAAATTTCATGCATAATCTTTCATCAGAACATCCAATCAAGTATCATATATGACTCATCCATAACATTTCGTAATCAAATCATTACTTTTCAACTTTACTTCACCTCCAAGTTATCCCCATTTCCTAACTTCATCTGATTATCAAGTTTAACACTAATATTCATGACTAAAtgaatgaaaatagaggtttagaggtttgaaatttagtttaaaatattaaaaatcttGTTTGCTGAAATAGgatccacgcgtgagcgtggaAATGTAAAACTGTAGCTCGCGCGCGCGTCCCTCGttatgcgtacgcataggtgAAATCTTCATGTCACACGTATGCGTGGACATGCTTTTTACCACATACGCGCACACATGGACCGTCGAATACGCATCGCCGAAAATCCactccatgcgtacgcgtggatcacgcgtacacgtggacgtacattttttaaaaaaaatttaaggcaAATGCATGAACGAAGTTGCAGCAGCAGGGTTGAAGAAGCAAAGCAACCAAACCTGTTAATAGCACAATTTATAGATTCAATCTTCCAACGGAAATAACTcaatcattttaaatcgtttttcttccgttcttcgaacgacatAAATTTCACgaatccaatttttatttaaaacaagTTGTAATCAGTTCGACGTTCCAAAAGCCAAATTATAACCCGCCGAAATTCAGCCCAAAATCAAAAATTTGTAAACAAATGTAAACCTCATTTTTATTCCATTCCATTCCTTTCCAATTCTAACAATACCAACTCAAATACCAAAATCAATACTCAATAAATTCTACATCATTTCTTCAATCTCCATTCCATAATATTACacaatttctttttcatctAAAGTCTAAACCACCAAGCTTTACTTTATAATAATTGTAACCATGCATTCAATATTCATCAATATATCCTCCCATCAATCATACAGTAACCATTGCCACCATATATCTCAatcaccaaaccaaaccaaatatATTCACCAATTAACTTACTAAACAGTATATATAAAAATGCATTTCAGCTTATCCTATGATCATCTAACCTAAATTTTCAcataacattatatattaaatgtaagaaacctaaaccataccttaaCCGATTCTCACATAACGACCAAATCAATTCTCTCACAACAAACACAGCTCCAAACCCAACAAAATACTAAGCCCAGCCTCCACCAAAAATTCCAATGTccacaatttcaagctccaattatttattttcaacctaatacacataaataaaaaaattcaatcttcctattcaaaattctaaaattgGAGAAAGGAGAGACTGAGATGAAATAATAAGTTATCTATGAAATTGTTCCGGTAAAAACGTAAAGCTCGACGTGGTGAACGTGTAGCCGCAAACGATACGACGATCGGAGCTCGAATGGAGAAGTTACGAGAATTGGAAACCACCGTAAGGGTTTCGGAAGCTTTTCTCGTTTCTCCTCTCCCTGGAAGCTGAAAGCTTCGTTGCATTGAAATGGGGAGAAGGCAAAGCTTGGGTTCACTTAAAAGGATTGGTCCGGTTGGACCGACAatccggttcaaccggttcggtTTGTTCGGTCTAAttttaaacctttttttaaattagtgtcaaaattctcgttttgatgagttctatcctaatttgatataatattcgTATTTCTAGtcttccttattaaaaactaatttactGACTAATTATCTATTAATTAATCGGGATTTACACCTAACCTTGTTATCGATTTTTTTAGTGTTAGCCCCCATATTATCAATTTGATTCATATATAATTCGGATGATAAATTATTTGGTGACGTGCTtcctttttttactttattattattattattattattattattattattNNNNNNNNNNNNNNNNNNNNNNNNNNNNNNNNNNNNNNNNNNNNNNNNNNNNNNNNNNNNNNNNNNNNNNNNNNNNNNNNNNNNNNNNNNNNNNNNNNNNNNNNNNNNNNNNNNNNNNNNNNNNNNNNNNNNNNNNNNNNNNNNNNNNNNNNNNNNNNNNNNNNNNNNNNNNNNNNNNNNNNNNNNNNNNNNNNNNNNNNNNNNNNNNNNNNNNNNNNNNNNNNNNNNNNNNNNNNNNNNNNNNNNNNNNNNNNNNNNNNNNNNNNNNNNNNNNNATTATACATTCTAGCGACTATTTGATGTgacaattgaaattttttttacttttttttacaaCTAAACACTTAAAACCCTAATATGAGTCACGTATACCTaagttaaaaaatcaaactaagtaaattgaaactttaaaaatcagattaaaactcgaatataattttaaaacagaatttttaaatgagaatcaaataaatcaaaattcaacataatttttatcaatgttttcaaattcgaaatttctataccaaaattaacttaggatttttctttaaattaaaaatttaatgaaatagtgactttaattatcttaaccaatgtcctaattaaataattttatgtcttAAAAAAACTGTatttaagaagaaaataattaatttgtctactttaataaatagttattttactaaaataaaagaaactatttttttagaattttttaagaactaattaatattatatatattttgttacactatatttagttataaaaattttatttatttttaatgcttatattaaaaataaaaaaaaatttaaattagtaaattttaatctataatataataataatatagtaattattttatatattatacgaatataaattaattatttttttatttataaaaattttaagagacttgaacttgttatatatatatatatatattttgatgaatgtgatatatttttttatgcaaataatctttaaaaaaatctaatagttaatctattttatttttttgttttagtctaaattaaatatttttttattaattttagaaaaaaaaattaaaaaattaaataatatataatgagAAAATACAAAGACTACATcaaataaattatacaaaaactaattaagacacaacataaaaacatctttaaaaaaaataaaatagaggtCTTTATTTAAATAATCACCTTTATTTAATAAGTAGTATCCAATCGTCCTTGATGGTTTTCAATATAAAAATTGCATTCAGCAAGTATGCATGTGATCAGCAGAATATTATACGACAATGGCCAATGGTCAACAAGCAGACAAGTAATCAGTTTTATGTCTCTATGAACAAAATTTACAGCAATAATTAAAGCAACAGTAATACTAGTGAATGCGTGGATGTGATAAACTTTCATTTGAAAGCTGATGAAATATATGTACATTATCCACAAGCAAAGCAAAGTAAAACCTATCTGCATTAAATGATTATGTTAAGGTATTCATTAATCATTAGTCACAGCACATGTTTCGTTAATTTACCAAAAGAATCCAATAATCTAGGAGGTGCAAAGAGGCCTTTGGAGGCCTTGATAGTATCAAGAGTTGCACAAGAGCCACGAGCAACCAAAAAAAGCGCAACCTGCAAGTGACCACTCTCAACGGCACACCGTAACGGAGTGTACCCAACCTCATCAACGGGATCAACCTCAGCACCGTTATCAATCAAGACCTCAACGCTCTTCACCTTTCCTTTCAATGCAGCCCAATGCAGGGCCGTCCACCCGTTCTGGTCCCTTCCATTCACGTCCGCTCCCCCAACTGTCAAACAGCTTGCCATCCCGTGCACGTCCCCTACCCTCGCCGCCCGAAACAGCACGTCCCCCCAATGCAGCAAATCCCCTAATTCCACGTGTCCATTCTCCATTGCTACCGCAAATGCTGTTTTTCCCTCTCTATCCACAGCGCGCTTCGCATCGCACCCACATTCCGCTAACAAACTCTCCACGGCTCTCAACTGCCCTTCCGACGCTGCACAATGCAACGGCGTCCACCCCTTCCGGTCCACAACGTTTGGATTCCCTCCCATCGAAACACAATACctgattatttaaataataatcttTAATTTAGCCCGtttcaatattttatattatttcattGAAATCGTTAAATAGTTAAcgtgatattttaaaaaacttatGACAAAAACAGATATTAAAACTATcacttattattatattatctgGAAAATTGGCGAACCTGATGACATCTACGTGTCCGTGAAGCGCAGCCACGTGAATTGGAGTCCTACCTTCGTGATTCACCGAATCCACGTCAGCATCATCTTCACCGATAAATTCAAGCAGTAACCGCATGAGATCTACCCTATTTGCCGCCGCAGCTTCGTGCAAAACCAAGTCCACCTTGTTTTCAATTACGCAACCAGAAGCTAGTAAGACCTTCACCACATTGATTTCGTTCCCTGCTCGAATCGCCAAGGGGACAAGCGATTTTCCGTTTGAGTCCTTGGAGTTCGAGTCTGCTCCGGCATCTATCAAAACGGCAACGGATTCTGCGTTTCCACATTCGACGGCGTAAGTCAACAGATCCGTGAGCTGCGACGGTAGACATCTTGATATGGCTTTGTTGAGAAGGGAACGGCTTCGGGGGATGTGGTTTGAGATGAGGAACTCGGCGAAGTGAGGGCCTACTACTGAAACGGGGATGACGGCGTCGTTGAACACGTGCGGTCCTGGCTTCAAGAAGAGGCGGCGGAGGTCATCGCAGTTGTGTGACTTTCCAGCTAGGAGCATGGAGGTTACGACTGCGACGGCCTCAGGCGCTGTGGAGAAAAGTCTTCCATTATCTGAGAGATGAGAGAGCGAGATGGTGTATgtggaagaagaaagaggtgGGATTGTGGAGAGTGGAATGTCTATGGAGAATGGAGAAGAAGGGTTTGTGGTGGTTAGTGACACTGCGACGGCCATGGCGTGCATGAGATTGGTGAGTCTGAACGTTGCGCTGCACTTTTCATCagtcttttcaaaaatcatctcAACTTCCTTCACATCTGGTTTCACCAACCTATCcatattttgtgaaatcttaAATTAGGGTTCTTAATCTTCATGTTCCATTGGTATAtaataagatatgatttgtGTAGTGTGAAGATGGGGAAAGGTGTATGTTGATGATTATTATTGGAATGAGTAGTTGATGGAATTCTTTATAGTGCTTGAATTAACgtatttaatatttgtttaaGATTATTTGGAATTGAATGTGATGGAACGTTTAGTCAATATATAGTGATCACAAGCTAAATCACAAGTTGGTGGAGAGGACAAAGGAAGAAAACATGTGAGTAACCGAGTCTTCAAAATCGTCTTTAAAGTCGTCTTTTTCAAGTGTGTAGGCGCCCAGAAGATTCGTGTGNNNNNNNNNNNNNNNNNNNNNNNNNNNNNNNNNNNNNNNNNNNNNNNNNNNNNNNNNNNNNNNNNNNNNNNNNNNNNCAACAATCATTTTGCCATAATGatagtaatatattttttttttgcaatgatagtaatattttatttcatgcatCATGCATGCGTATCGAATAATGACTTCTAATGAATTTGCGTTGTGATAAAGTTGCAATAATAGAGAACGACATGTTCGTGAGCTTTTTTctattacatattatatatgaTTAGCAATGTTATATGacgaataaatatta
This portion of the Arachis duranensis cultivar V14167 chromosome 6, aradu.V14167.gnm2.J7QH, whole genome shotgun sequence genome encodes:
- the LOC107492860 gene encoding protein VAPYRIN-LIKE, which translates into the protein MDRLVKPDVKEVEMIFEKTDEKCSATFRLTNLMHAMAVAVSLTTTNPSSPFSIDIPLSTIPPLSSSTYTISLSHLSDNGRLFSTAPEAVAVVTSMLLAGKSHNCDDLRRLFLKPGPHVFNDAVIPVSVVGPHFAEFLISNHIPRSRSLLNKAISRCLPSQLTDLLTYAVECGNAESVAVLIDAGADSNSKDSNGKSLVPLAIRAGNEINVVKVLLASGCVIENKVDLVLHEAAAANRVDLMRLLLEFIGEDDADVDSVNHEGRTPIHVAALHGHVDVIRYCVSMGGNPNVVDRKGWTPLHCAASEGQLRAVESLLAECGCDAKRAVDREGKTAFAVAMENGHVELGDLLHWGDVLFRAARVGDVHGMASCLTVGGADVNGRDQNGWTALHWAALKGKVKSVEVLIDNGAEVDPVDEVGYTPLRCAVESGHLQVALFLVARGSCATLDTIKASKGLFAPPRLLDSFGKLTKHVL